In one window of Miscanthus floridulus cultivar M001 chromosome 12, ASM1932011v1, whole genome shotgun sequence DNA:
- the LOC136496857 gene encoding ATP-dependent 6-phosphofructokinase 2-like, giving the protein MDPTAAPSSGGTPADADADATGPTNTTVTLPLLTLRDVPRLPSALVSPSPAAAVPNPISRHPYFHPPATFYISPGDVTLRHAFFDLASAAPSPLVAYRRAGPRGDIAVDPAAARAALVSCGGLCPGLNTVLRELVVGLQELYGVRHVFGVAAGYRGFYGADEDHVRLDPAAVDDWHKKGGTVLKTTRGGFDLSKIVDGIVARGYTQVYAIGGDGTMRGAVAIFQEFKRRGLDISITGIPKTVDNDIGIIDRSFGFQTAVEIAQQAIDAAHVEAVSAVNGVGLVKLMGRSTGHIALHATLSSRDVDCCLIPEVDFHLEGKGGLCEFLYERIKKKGHAVIVVAEGAGQELIPRTDDQKREQDESGNIVFLDVGTWLKSELGRWWKREHPDELFTVKYIDPTYMIRAVPANATDNLYCTLLAHSAIHGVMAGFTGFVPGPVNGTYSYIPLEDVAVAKNPVDVNDHKWAWVRSVTTQPDFLQSQV; this is encoded by the exons ATGGACCCCACCGCCGCCCCCAGCTCTGGCGGCAcccccgccgacgccgacgccgacgccaccGGCCCGACCAACACCACCGTGACGCTCCCGCTGCTCACCCTCCGCGACGTGCCGCGCCTCCCCTCCGCGCTCGTGTCCccgtccccggcggcggcggtcccGAACCCCATCTCGCGCCACCCCTACTTCCACCCGCCCGCCACCTTCTACATCTCCCCGGGGGACGTCACCCTCCGCCACGCCTTCTTCGACCTCGCCTCAGCCGCGCCGTCCCCGCTCGTCGCCTACCGCCGCGCGGGGCCCCGGGGGGACATCGCCGTCGACCCGGCCGCGGCGCGCGCCGCGCTCGTCTCCTGCGGAGGTCTCTGCCCAGGCCTCAATACCGTGCTCagggagctcgtcgtcggcctccAGGAGCTCTACGGCGTCCGCCACGTCTTCGGCGTCGCCGCGGGCTACCGAGGCTTCTACGGCGCCGACGAGGATCACGTCAGGCTCGAccccgccgccgtcgacgactGGCACAAGAAGGGCGGCACCGTGCTCAAGACCACGCGGGGTGGCTTCGATCTCTCCAAGATCGTCGACGGCATCGTCGCGCGCGGGTACACGCAG gTATATGCAATCGGCGGAGATGGAACCATGAGAGGGGCTGTGGCTATCTTTCAAGAGTTTAAACGCCGCGGTTTGGACATATCCATTACTGGGATCCCAAAAACTGTGGACAATGACATTGGCATTATAGACAGGTCGTTTGGTTTCCAAACTGCGGTGGAGATTGCTCAGCAGGCAATTGACGCTGCTCATGTGGAGGCTGTTAGTGCTGTCAATGGTGTAGGCCTTGTCAAACTTATGGGAAGGAGTACAGGCCATATCGCCCTTCATGCCACTCTGAGCAGTCGGGACGTTGACTGCTGCTTGATCCCAGAGGTTGATTTCCACCTGGAAGGTAAGGGTGGCCTGTGTGAGTTTCTGTATGAGCGGATTAAGAAGAAGGGGCATGCTGTCATCGTGGTTGCTGAAGGAGCTGGTCAGGAACTGATTCCCCGGACTGATGATCAGAAGCGAGAGCAGGATGAGTCTGGCAACATTGTGTTTCTTGATGTGGGAACCTGGCTGAAATCCGAGCTGGGCAGATGGTGGAAGAGAGAACATCCCGATGAACTGTTCACTGTGAAGTACATTGACCCTACATACATGATTCGAGCGGTTCCTGCAAATGCCACCGACAATTTGTATTGCACTTTGCTGGCGCATTCCGCCATCCATGGGGTCATGGCTGGGTTTACTGGCTTTGTACCTGGTCCAGTAAATGGGACCTACAGTTACATACCACTGGAAGACGTCGCTGTGGCAAAGAACCCTGTTGATGTGAATGATCACAAATGGGCATGGGTTAGATCAGTTACAACTCAGCCAGATTTCCTGCAATCCCAAGTATAA
- the LOC136496856 gene encoding cytochrome P450 724B1, giving the protein MMAGELVLAAVATLLASLLALVLSHFLPLLLNPKAPKGSFGWPLLGETLRFLTPHASNTLGGFLEDHCSRYGQVFKSHLFCTPTVVSCDQDLNHFILQNEERLFQCSYPRPIHGILGKSSMLVVLGEDHKRLRNLALALVTSTKLKPSYLGDIEKIALHVVGAWRYDDGGSGGGGGVRVVAFCEEARKFAFSVIVKQVLGLSPEEPVTARILEDFLAFMKGLISFPLYIPGTPYAKAVQARERISNTVKGIIEERRSAGSCNKGDFLDVLLSSNELSDEEKVSFVLDSLLGGYETTSLLISMVVYFLGQSAQDLDLVKREHDSIRSNKGKEECLTSEDYKKMEYTQQVINEALRCGNIVKFVHRKALKDVKYKEYLIPSGWKVLPVFSAVHLNPSLHGNAQQFQPCRWEGTSQGTSKRFTPFGGGPRLCPGSELAKVEAAFFLHHLVLNYRWRIDGDDIPMAYPYVEFQRGLPIEIEPTSPES; this is encoded by the exons ATGATGGCGGGGGAGCTCGTGCTGGCCGCTGTGGCGACCCTGCTCGCGTCGCTCCTGGCTCTGGTGCTCAGCCACTTCCTGCCCTTGCTTCTGAATCCCAAGGCCCCCAAGGGAAGCTTCGGGTGGCCGCTCCTCGGTGAGACGCTGCGGTTCCTCACGCCGCACGCTTCCAACACGCTGGGCGGCTTCCTGGAGGATCACTGCTCCAG GTATGGGCAGGTGTTCAAGTCCCACCTGTTCTGCACCCCCACGGTGGTGTCCTGCGACCAGGACCTCAACCACTTCATCCTGCAGAACGAGGAGCGGCTGTTCCAGTGCAGCTACCCCAGGCCGATCCATGGCATCCTGGGCAAGTCCTCCATGCTCGTGGTCCTGGGCGAGGACCACAAGCGCCTCAGgaacctcgccctcgccctcgtcaCCTCCACCAAGCTCAAGCCCAGCTACCTCGGCGACATCGAGAAGATCGCGCTGCACGTCGTCGGCGCATGGCGATACGACGAcggcgggagcggcggcggcggcggcgtcaggGTCGTCGCCTTCTGCGAGGAGGCAAGAAAG TTTGCATTCAGTGTGATAGTGAAGCAGGTGCTGGGGCTGTCACCAGAGGAGCCGGTCACTGCAAGGATACTGGAGGACTTCCTGGCCTTCATGAAGGGCCTCATCTCCTTCCCTCTCTACATCCCAGGGACCCCATATGCCAAGGCTGTCCAG GCGAGAGAGAGGATATCCAACACTGTGAAGGGCATCATCGAGGAGCGGAGGAGCGCTGGGTCATGCAACAAGGGTGACTTCCTTGACGTGCTGCTGTCAAGCAACGAGCTCTCTGACGAGGAGAAAGTGAGCTTCGTTCTGGACTCCCTGCTGGGAGGATATGAGACCACCTCGCTCCTCATCTCCATGGTCGTTTACTTCCTTGGGCAGTCTGCTCAAGATCTGGACCTGGTTAAG AGGGAGCACGACAGCATAAGATCCAACAAAGGGAAGGAGGAGTGCTTGACTTCAGAAGACTACAAgaagatggaatatacccaacaA GTTATCAACGAGGCGCTGAGATGTGGCAACATTGTCAAGTTTGTGCACCGGAAGGCGCTCAAAGATGTCAAATACAAAG AGTATCTGATTCCATCTGGCTGGAAGGTCCTACCAGTCTTCAGTGCTGTTCATCTGAACCCCTCACTTCATGGAAACGCACAACAGTTTCAGCCCTGTAGATGGGAG GGCACAAGCCAAGGGACAAGCAAGAGGTTTACACCATTCGGTGGTGGCCCCCGGCTCTGCCCAGGATCAGAGCTTGCTAAAGTAGAGGCTGctttcttcctccatcaccttgTCCTCAATTATAG ATGGAGAATTGATGGCGATGACATTCCGATGGCATACCCGTATGTGGAGTTTCAGAGAGGTCTGCCAATAGAAATCGAGCCAACTTCCCCTGAATCTTGA